The Primulina huaijiensis isolate GDHJ02 chromosome 6, ASM1229523v2, whole genome shotgun sequence genomic sequence TCTTCGTTCTCATCTTGGACTTCACAATGTGTATTTGTATCGGAAAATATACACCCAGAGGCCAGTATCCAATTGCTCCAAGAAGAGCCAGAACGTCGTTGAAGAAGGGCATCATCATGGCTAGAAACGTGGCAAGCATAACAAAAGAACTTCTCCACACCAGCCTCAAAAGGTTGATGCTACACTTACATTGTGAGTTCTTGCCACTTCCTATGCCGTACTCTTTTGTTACAAAATCTGACTTAGGCCATCTCCCAATGACACAAGATTCGACCGCGCTAAATATTGGTTGTGATATTACCTATGAACAATATATATAGCTCAAATGAgggaatttcttgaaaattgatCGTTTTTATGGTTCTTGGTTATGACAAATTTTGATACCAGAACAATTCAAGACCTGATATGCTCCAACCAGATGCAACACAATGCATGCATTTGCCAAATCGACCAACCAGAATGGCTCATAAAATCCAAACCCTGTGAGCATATTCCCAGCTGCATTGTTCCCAAATGCAGCATAACCGAGGCAGCCACACATTAAGTAGAATGTTGTTGTAGTTGCCACTGCCACAATGTTGGCCCTTTTCATCACTTCGTTTTCAGGAGGGGACGCCTTAAGCGTATCCTATAGTAACAAATGTACATAGTCTGATGAGCACAATTAACAGAGtaattgaaaatgtttttatttcgATTCATTTTACCTGTATTTCTACAAAAACTGGAGAATAAGCGTAAGCGAATGCAATATCACCAAATGCTCTGAAAGTTCTCCAGGTTTTATCTGCTGCTGATATACCTTTTCCAACCTCGACTCCGGTTAGGGTGGTCTTTTCTCCTTTTCCTGCAAAGAGCATTATTCTAATTCCTCAAATAGACATGCTAACACGCTCGTATAAAAGTAATCAAAGCGATAGTAATTCACAATTCAAATGCATAACTATGTGTCCTTTAAAGGGAGGCATGAAATGGTTCTCAGATGGAGCGAGGATGGATTGAAACGGGACGTGGTGAAGTGATCGGTCTCAAATgttcaaaatttatgttttgatgAATAAATTTTCGAAGTTTTAAGCTATCTCCTTGCAAATTTACTGAATCTCCTTAACTGAATCTCCTTATCTGGTCTCGCCTCCCCTGGCCATCGAATGCTGGCCAGCCCGAGCAAACAATTTCTTGGAAACCGAGAATAAATTTCATAACAAGGAAAACTCACCGGAAATTACTTTTGCAAGGGCGAGTCCTACGCCAATAGACGAATACCCAAAAGACATAACAGCTGCAACGACAGAGAGCATAGATAACTTGTGGAAGTTTGGAATTTGAGacaaaaatatttcaagaattccCATTCCAATCACATATGGATTGTATGAGACACTGGACGAAGCTTCATGGCCCCTTTTGTGAAAGCAGTTCGACTTCTTGATTGCCCTGACATGCGACATTAACAAAAACAAACCATATTTACACATACTAGTCTAGTAAATGGTAGAGTCAATCAAACTTATAAACCTCTCTCAAAAAACACTTGTAGAGCAAATATGGGATCAATACATCTACACCATGACCCAAGTCACCCATTACTTTCGAACATGCAAATTATATCCAAAAACTCGAGTTAAATTATAAGTATACTCACACCATGCTTATTGATGTTGTGATGGTATACCCTACCACAGCTCCACAAAGGAGAGCATACTGAGCCACTATACAAGCCACATACATCGTTCCACCTGATATACTCAACAAAAAAAGATCGATGTTTCAAgaaatctttttgtttttggtaGAAAGTAAGGTATATAATTGAATGTAATCATCATTACCTAGGTTGTTTTTGATAATTTCTTTATAAGTATAGTTTCGTTTTCCGGTGACTGGAGATCGGTAGCAATCTGCCAGGAAACTGGAAGTGTACAATGTGATTCCCGAAAAAACGAGCAGGGTGGCGACTCCGGCGATCCATCCAAGCTGTGCCATACCCCAGGCTAGGGAGAGGACCCCAGAGCCTACAACTGTAGTAATTATGTGTGCACTTGCAGTCCAAACATTACCTGTACGAAAGCAAGAATAATGCTAGTTTAAGACATCGAATGGGaatcaaacattaaaaaaatcataaaatttcagaaaGAAAAGGGCATTTGCTCCTTTTATTATGGTGTAATATAATGAGATATAATCGGATCATTAGTATTTTTTTGGAGGTCATGCTTTTCAATCCGATGCATTGGCGCTTTTATGTTTCTTTGTGCACGATCTTATTAAAAcacttttttttctttatattttatctgtaatttttgtaaaaatatagaTTTATCCCAGGACAAATTAAAgtatgttttttcttttttctaataaaaaaattcttgttGAAAAAACGAAAACAAGAACAACGGATGCTGCCGCACGCTGTTCTTCTCTTGCTAGCATTTCTTTTCTGAGAATTTAATGCAGAGAAAATTCAAAAGACCCTTACTCTATATTCTGTGATAATATTGGGATTTGTAGCTTTGcgattttaatatttcaagatTGTTGATATGACATCATAGATATCAATATCATGTCATATCTGTgttatatcaaaaaaaaaaaaactaaaatttcaaaaataacaaaGATATGTGAGAATAAAATATCAAGCCAAACATACAAAACCAAAAATATGGTAATTTGCATCAGTCTCAGTGTTGCATCTTACCCGAGGTAGGAATGAGAAATTTATACTCGTTTCAAGAATATATTTTCCCTTCAAATCTAAACATTCAATCAAcaacacccaaaaaaaaaaaaaagccgcatcatcaaaatcttcacaaaaaaataatcatatatatataattaaaaaattgaatataatgCTTCCCTCACTGTTAAATGTTCTACTCTAAATTTTTTCCCTCCAAATCTCAATGCATGAAGGAGATGGAGGTTTGCATGGGGTGGCCAGAAATATCATCGAattctgtgttttttttttaatttatttgaaaaatatatcgtTTTTGAAACCTCTAAAAATTACCTGTTCTTCTGGGCTTTCCATCATCATCTAATTCTGCAGTACCGGCAATTTTCTGAACCTCCAAGGCTGATTCACAAGCCTCAATTTGAATACTTTCATCCACAAACCTCATCTctctaattaataatttttctctAAATAATCTGACGATATTTAAAACTGGCCATGCATGTTAAATAATCCAAACATTTTGGAACTGATTTCATCCTGGTTTATAGGCCATGTACATGAGCAAAAGAGACCtgaaaaaaagtttaaaaatgtcatttaatgattaaaaaatttgtCAAACTTATGCGTGTGTGAAGTTGAAAAGCGATtcttcttttaaaaatgtttccCTTGAATTAATAGTTAAGAAAGTAGAAAAAAGTTAATTGTTTCAAATAAACAGGTGGTGGAAACATGTGTTGAgtcaataatatttatatgtgtttgGCAAAATGAGATTTCAAAATGAGTTTGACATTTGATAGgatttcatataatttcatttatCTAAGTGAAATCTTTACAAAATTGACAGAATTTCATgagattttatgatatttaaacaatcaaattaatttcacaattaaatttatattacttataaattttaagttttttttcaaattatacaaaataccgtttatcaaaaatatatattatgaattAACACTATtagattatataataaaaaatatttttatatttaaaaattctgtaaattatttctttttcctAAACAAACTTCATTCTTTTTAATACTAAAAACCTAATTTGTCAAAAATTTctaactttatttttaatttcatcttGATCataaactttatattttttgatttcttttaaaaaactatctaataaaaaaaatatattaaaacaacTTTTTTTGTTCTTGATAAAAAATACgagtatttatataaatattattaataaaaatttaaaaataagcaataatttttttataatataaggACAAAAAAGTTTAATTGTCAAATCAAAttccaaataatatttttttaaatgattgtcaaacaccaaaatgGAACTCCAATTCCAATTCCAATTctaattcttatttttttttttaaatatccaaATACACCGTATTAAATGATCTATTTTCTTTAGCAGTTTTCAAGATGCCAGAAAAGTGTAAAAATGTGCATAAATAAAGCCAGCCATTAAATGTGTTTCAATTCGACTGCCTTTttgcaaaattttcaaacaGAATAATGCCAGTGTTGGGTTGTATTCTTTATTTTTCGATTTTGATATACTGATCTTCCGCTGCTTTATTCTTTCCATTGTgttttcatattattaattcCATCAAATAAGGTACATTTATTTATTGGATCATATCGTCGACGTTAACCCTTTACAATCTAATGTTCGTCGTCGTTGGTCAAAACATGTGAGATTTATTCTTGACTcaacataatatttttgaaacaataatcACTATTAAATCTATCATAGGTCACTTTATGGTAgtatgttttaatataatatgttcaaatgataatttaaattcaaaataaaaaatacgaaataattaattgaacatatatattaaaagaGAATGTTACTCATAGACTCAACCATCTACCCTGATGATATTCATGCAATAAATACAATTTTCCTTAACATTCTAATTTGCGATTGCAATGGACGTCTGCGATGGACGTCGGAAAGAATTCACAGGCTATTCTATGAGATTTTAACTTCCGACAGTACTTTTGTAGTATACAGAAACTCGATGGaatgatgtttattttttagaatgGAAACAAATGATCACTTCTAACAAATCAGCACGTGAAACCTACCAATTTTAGAGGTTTCAACTTCTACGTAACATGCATGGATATATAGCTTCATGCAGCGAATCCAAGTCTTAACAAGTTCGTCACCACAAATAAACTGCCTATATATGCATATTCATTCATCTCTAACAAAGAGAGATCATCACATTATTACTTATAATTTAGAACTCGTGCTCGCCCGCGTAAACAAATTAAAGTCATGCCATTTTTTCCCCTATTCCTTGACCTCGAAGGGCTTGTATTTTTTGAGACTCTCGTTGATTCCTTGAATGGAGCCGCAGGCTGCAGCCACTGCAACTACCAAACAAACCGAGTTTATTAGTTGAAGACCGAGCCAACTCCATGTCCTCGTTCTGATTTTGGACTTCACAATGTGCAGTTGTATAGGAAAATATACAACCAGAGGCCAGTATCCAATAGCTCCAAGAAGAGCCAGAACGTCATTGAAGAAGGGCAGCATTATTGCTAGAAACGTTGCAAGCATAACAAAAGAACTCCTCCACACCAGTCTCAAAAGGTTGAAGCCACACTTACATTGTGAGTTCTTGCCACTTCCTATACCGTACTCTTTTGTTACAAAATCTGAGTTAGGCCATCTCCCTATGGCCCAAGATTCCACCGCGCTAAATACTGGCTGTGAATATACCTATGAACAATATATAGCTTCAAATAAGGGAATTTCTTGAAAGTAGATAGTTTTTATGGCTCTTGATTATTAAAAAACCTGACAACGTACAGAACAATTCAAGACCTGATATGCTCCAACCAGATGCAACACAATGAATGCATTCGCCAAATCCACCAACCAGAATGGCTCGTAAAATCCAAACCCTGTGAGCATATTCCCAGCTGCATTGTTCCCAAATGCAGCATAACCGAGGCAGCCACACATTAAGTAGAATGTTGTTGTAGTTGCCACTGCCACAATGTTGGCCCTTTTCATCACTTCGTTTTCAGGAGGGGACGCCTTAAGCGTATCCTATAGTAACAAATGTATATAGTCTGATGAGCACAGTTAACAGAGTAATTGTAAAAAGTTGGTATTTTGATTCATTTTACCTGTATTTCCACCAAAACTTGAGAATAAGCGTAAGCGAATGCAATATCACCAAATGCTCTGAACATTCTCCAGGTTTTATCTGCTGCTGATATACCTATCCCAATCTCGACACCGGATAGGGTGGTCTTTTCTCCTTTACCTGCAAAGAGCATTATTCTAATTCCTCGAGACATGCTTACACACTCATATAAAAGTAATCAAAGCGAGAGGACTTAACAATTCAAATGCATAACTATGTGATCTTAAAGGGGAGACATGAAATGGTGATCAGATGGAGCAAGAATGGATTGAAGAGGGGGGGTGAAGTTGTCGGTCTCAAAGATCCTTGAAATTTTACTGAATCTCCTTTCTGGTCTGCCTCCCCTGGACATAGAATGCTGGCCTGCCCGAGCAAATATTTCCTTGGAAACCGACAATAAATCTTATAAAAAGGAAAACTCACCAGAAATGACTTTTGCAAGGGCGAGTCCTACGCCAATAGACGAATACCCGAAAGACATAACAGCTGCAACAACAGAGAGCATAGATAACTTGTGGAAGTTTGGAATTTGAGacaaaaatatttcaagaattccCATTCCAATCACATATGGATTGTATGAGACACTGGACGAAGCTTCATGGCCCCTTTTGTGAAAGCAGTTCGACTTCTTGATTGCCCTGACATGCGACATTAACAAAAGCAAACCATATTTACACATACTACTCTAGTAAATGGTAGAGTCAATCAAACTTATAAACCTCTCTAAACTCACTTGTGGAACCAATATTGGATCAATACATCTACACCATGACCCAAGTCACCCATAACTTTTGAACATGCAAACTATATCCAAAAACTCGAGTTAAATAATTATAAGCATACTCACACCATGCTTATTGATGTTGTGATGGTATACCCTACCACAGCTCCACAAAGGAGAGCATACTGAGCCACTATACAAGCCACGTACATCGTTCCACCTGACGTACTCAACAAAAATAGATCGATGTTTCAAgaaatctttttgtttttggtaGAAAGTAAGATATATAATAGAATGTAATCAGCATTACCTAGGTTGTTTTTGACAATTTCTTTATAAGTATAGTTTCGTTTTCCGGTGACTGGAGATCGGTAGCAATCTGCCAGGAAACTGGAAGTGTACAATGTGATTCCCGAAAAAACGAGCAGGGTGGCGACTCCGGCGATCCATCCAAGCTGCGCCATACCCCAGGCTAGCGAGAGGACCCCAGAGCCTATAACTGCTGTAATTATGTGTGCACTTGCCGACCAAACATTTCCTTAATGAAAGCAAGAATATTGCTAGTTTAAGGCATCGAATGTGaatcaaacattaaaaaaaatcataaaaaattcagaaagaaaAAGGGGCATTTGCTCCATTTTGTTATGGTGGAATATTATAAGATATAATAAGATTATTAGCATTTTTTTTAGAGGTCAATATATATATGCTTTTCAAATCTGAAtgcatttttcaatattttctaaaaagatATATTTTCCCCGGACAAATTAAAGTATGTTTTTTCGTGTCTCTAATCATAAATTCTGGTTGAAAGAAACCAAGAAAACGACAAGAACAACGGATACTGCCGCACCATGTTCTTCTCTTGCTAGCATTTCTTTTCTGAGAATTTAAGGCTGAGAAAATCTAAAAGATCCTTACTGTATATTACGTTAACATCATTCTCAGTAAAATATTGACTCGAGGTGGGAATGAGAAATTTATACTTGtttcaagaatatatatatatttccccTTCAAAATCTAAATATACCAATCAACAAAAAAAAGCCGCATCATCAAACTCTTcacaaaaaaacatataataaaaaattaaacataataCTTCCCTCATTGTAAATTGTTCTACAGTAATTTTTGTTTTCTCCAAGTCTCCAATTCGTGCATGGGGATGGAGGTCAACGAAACATGTATGCATAATTAATAtcatcaaattatatattttttattttattcgaaaaaatatagtttttgaAAACCTCAAAATTACCTGTTCTTCTGTGCTTTCCATCATCATCAAATTCTGCAGTACTGGCAATTTTCCGAATCTCCAAAGCTGATTCACAAGCCTCAATTTGCATACTTTCATCCACAAACCTCATCtctctaattaattattggtttcTCTAAAAAATCTGACGGTGTTTAAAAATGGCCTTGCAAGTTAAATAATCCAACATTTTAGAACTGAATTCACCCTAGTTTATAGTCGCCATGTACATGAGTAAAAGAGACCTgaaaaaaagttttaaaatgtcATTTAATGACTGCAAAATTTGTCAAACTTATGCATCTGTTGGGCTGAAAAGTGATTCTTCCTTTAAAAATGTTTCCCTTGAATTAATAGTTAAGAAAGTAAAAAGTTAATTGTTTCAAAGAAACATGTGTTTGAGCCAATAATATTTATCTTTGGTATATTGGATATGTTAAAGAAAGAGTAAAAGTAGACTTAGTTAATGAGCTATTTTCTTTGGCACTTTTCAAGATGCCAGAGAAGTGTAAAAATGCGTATAAATGAAGACAGCCATTAAATATGCTTCAACTGTCTTTTTGGAAAGTTTCattaatcggaataatgccagTCTTGCGAtgtattcttttttttattcgTTCCATGCATggtgtttttctttttctttttgaacaAATAAAGTACATTTATTTCTCAGAGAACGAGATCCTACCGTTGGTATTACTCTCGTTATAATCCAATGGTCGTTATCGATCAAAATATGTGTGGTTCATTATTgatttcacaattttttttaacacataacatgtttaatttaattgatcatccaaattcatatatatatatatatatgaatgatTAATTGAACGTGTTGTATTAAAACATAAAGAGAGTGTTACTCTAAGTATATATACTCAACCATCTACTATGAGGATATTAGTACTCTTAggattttttattgaattaaacCTTATTTATAGTGTCTCTGATTCTACatataatgattattttatattaccatacctttttctaataataacattaggcaaaaacttgtgtgagacggtctcacgggtcgtatttgtgagacggatatcttatttgggtcatccataaaaaagtattactttttatgctaagagtattactttttattgtgaatatgagtagggttgacccgtctcacagattaagatctgcgagacggtctcacaggagACCCACTCATAACATTAAAATAAAGggtggtaaattttttttatatataaagtaAGTTGTCTTGTTTTAGATTTTGATCTTGCAACttgtcaaattttgatttttatcaaTAAGTTAGATTATTTTTTGATTTGTTCATTTTTCCGTCTGAAACT encodes the following:
- the LOC140979964 gene encoding amino acid permease 8-like, producing MRFVDESMQIEACESALEIRKIASTAEFDDDGKHRRTGNVWSASAHIITAVIGSGVLSLAWGMAQLGWIAGVATLLVFSGITLYTSSFLADCYRSPVTGKRNYTYKEIVKNNLGGTMYVACIVAQYALLCGAVVGYTITTSISMVAIKKSNCFHKRGHEASSSVSYNPYVIGMGILEIFLSQIPNFHKLSMLSVVAAVMSFGYSSIGVGLALAKVISGKGEKTTLSGVEIGIGISAADKTWRMFRAFGDIAFAYAYSQVLVEIQDTLKASPPENEVMKRANIVAVATTTTFYLMCGCLGYAAFGNNAAGNMLTGFGFYEPFWLVDLANAFIVLHLVGAYQVYSQPVFSAVESWAIGRWPNSDFVTKEYGIGSGKNSQCKCGFNLLRLVWRSSFVMLATFLAIMLPFFNDVLALLGAIGYWPLVVYFPIQLHIVKSKIRTRTWSWLGLQLINSVCLVVAVAAACGSIQGINESLKKYKPFEVKE
- the LOC140979965 gene encoding amino acid permease 8-like isoform X1, whose translation is MRFVDESIQIEACESALEVQKIAGTAELDDDGKPRRTGNVWTASAHIITTVVGSGVLSLAWGMAQLGWIAGVATLLVFSGITLYTSSFLADCYRSPVTGKRNYTYKEIIKNNLGGTMYVACIVAQYALLCGAVVGYTITTSISMVAIKKSNCFHKRGHEASSSVSYNPYVIGMGILEIFLSQIPNFHKLSMLSVVAAVMSFGYSSIGVGLALAKVISGKGEKTTLTGVEVGKGISAADKTWRTFRAFGDIAFAYAYSPVFVEIQDTLKASPPENEVMKRANIVAVATTTTFYLMCGCLGYAAFGNNAAGNMLTGFGFYEPFWLVDLANACIVLHLVGAYQVISQPIFSAVESCVIGRWPKSDFVTKEYGIGSGKNSQCKCSINLLRLVWRSSFVMLATFLAMMMPFFNDVLALLGAIGYWPLGVYFPIQIHIVKSKMRTKTWSWLGLQLINSVCFVVAVAAACGSIQGINKSLKKYKPSEVKG
- the LOC140979965 gene encoding amino acid permease 8-like isoform X2, coding for MRFVDESIQIEACESALEVQKIAGTAELDDDGKPRRTGNVWTASAHIITTVVGSGVLSLAWGMAQLGWIAGVATLLVFSGITLYTSSFLADCYRSPVTGKRNYTYKEIIKNNLGGTMYVACIVAQYALLCGAVVGYTITTSISMVAIKKSNCFHKRGHEASSSVSYNPYVIGMGILEIFLSQIPNFHKLSMLSVVAAVMSFGYSSIGVGLALAKVISGKGEKTTLTGVEVGKGISAADKTWRTFRAFGDIAFAYAYSPVFVEIQDTLKASPPENEVMKRANIVAVATTTTFYLMCGCLGYAAFGNNAAGNMLTGFGFYEPFWLVDLANACIVLHLVGAYQVISQPIFSAVESCVIGRWPKSDFVTKEYGIGSGKNSQLAAACGSIQGINKSLKKYKPSEVKG